In Miscanthus floridulus cultivar M001 chromosome 5, ASM1932011v1, whole genome shotgun sequence, one genomic interval encodes:
- the LOC136453719 gene encoding cytochrome P450 704C1-like, with the protein MRDFSGAIFRENAAKLAAVVAANAASKQPMEFQGLLQKAAMDTIFAVTFGSDLDTLGAEGSCGGDEDLDTLGAEGSCGGDEGSRFAAAVDDASEFTLLRYVNPFWKAMWLLNVGPEAALRERVKAVDELVYERIRTRSEELRAAAAVRQGDLLVARRDMLSSTNKREVGITAGATRFTGAVIPPTENPNPIKGRAASYGMCPATTSLPL; encoded by the exons ATGCGTGACTTCAGCGGCGCCATCTTCCGGGAGAACGCCGCCAAGCTCGCGGCCGTCGTCGCCGCCAACGCCGCGTCGAAGCAGCCCATGGAATTCCAG GGCCTACTGCAGAAAGCGGCGATGGACACCATCTTCGCCGTCACCTTCGGTTCGGACCTCGACACGCTGGGCGCAGAAGGTTCATGCGGCGGCGACGAGGACCTCGACACGCTGGGCGCAGAAGGTTCATGCGGCGGCGACGAGGGGAGCCGCTTCGCCGCGGCGGTGGACGACGCGAGCGAGTTCACCCTGCTCCGCTACGTCAACCCGTTCTGGAAGGCGATGTGGCTGCTCAACGTGGGCCCGGAGGCCGCGCTCAGGGAGCGGGTGAAGGCCGTCGACGAGCTCGTGTACGAGCGCATCCGCACCAGGTCCGAGGAGctcagggcggcggcggcagtgcggCAGGGGGACCTCCTCGTGGCGAGGCGAGACATGCTGTCCAG CACGaataaaagagaggtggggatcacgGCTGGAGCTACGAGGTTCACTGGAGCCGTCATCCCACCTacagaaaaccctaatccgatcaaagGTCGTGCTGCCAGCTACGGGATGTGCCCCGCCACCACGTCGCTCCCTCTGTAG